From a region of the Theobroma cacao cultivar B97-61/B2 chromosome 8, Criollo_cocoa_genome_V2, whole genome shotgun sequence genome:
- the LOC18592539 gene encoding serine carboxypeptidase-like 42, translating to MGRWNKFGWLLSSIALLGWVVLGVKGYPAEDLVVNLPGQPQVGFMQYAGYVDVDVKAGRSLFYYFVEADKDPDKKPLTLWLNGGPGCSSIGGGAFTELGPFYPTGDGRGLRRNSMSWNRASNLLFVESPAGVGWSYSNTSSDYICGDASTAKDMHIFMMNWYEKFPEFKSRELFLTGESYAGHYIPQLADVLLDHNAHSTGFKFNIKGVAIGNPLLRLDRDVPATYEFFWSHGMISDETGLTIMNECDFDDYVFENPHNVSQSCSQAIAEANGIVGDYINSYDVLLDVCYPSIVEQELRLRKMATKISLGVDVCMTYERRFYLNLPEVQMALHANRTKLPYPWSMCSGQIKYSDTDGNIDILPILKKIIQNGIPVWVFSGDQDSVVPLLGSRTLVRELAHDLNFKITVPYGAWFHKHQVGGWVTEYGNLLTFATVRGAAHMVPYAQPSRALHLFSSFVRSLRLPNNTRPSVNE from the exons ATGGGTAGGTGGAACAAGTTTGGTTGGTTGTTGTCGAGTATCGCATTGCTGGGGTGGGTGGTGTTGGGAGTGAAAGGGTATCCTGCTGAGGATCTGGTTGTGAACCTGCCTGGTCAACCTCAAGTTGGGTTTATGCAGTATGCTgggtatgttgatgtggatgTAAAGGCTGGGAGGAGCTTGTTTTATTACTTTGTTGAAGCTGATAAGGACCCTGACAAGAAGCCCCTTACTCTTTGGCTCAATGGAG GGCCAGGATGTTCCTCCATCGGTGGGGGTGCTTTTACAGAATTGGGTCCATTTTATCCTACAGGTGATGGCCGAGGTCTTCGAAGAAATTCCATGTCGTGGAATAGAG CATCAAATCTCCTGTTTGTTGAGTCCCCTGCTGGCGTAGGGTGGTCATACTCAAATACTTCTTCAGATTATATTTGCGGGGATGCTTCCACTG CCAAGGATATGCATATCTTCATGATGAACTGGTATGAGAAGTTCCCAGAATTCAAGTCCAGAGAATTGTTTCTTACAGGAGAAAGTTATGCAG GGCATTACATACCACAGTTGGCTGATGTTCTACTGGATCATAATGCACATTCAACTGGCTTTAAGTTTAACATCAAAGGAGTTGCA ATTGGGAATCCTCTCCTCAGACTTGATCGGGATGTTCCAGCAACGTATGAATTCTTTTGGTCACATGGGATGATTTCTGATGAAACTGGCCTAACCATCATGAATGAATGTGATTTTGATGACTATGTCTTTGAGAATCCACATAATGTATCCCAGTCGTGCAGCCAGGCCATAGCTGAAGCAAATGGCATTGTTGGTGATTATATAAACAGTTATGATGTTCTCCTAGATGTTTGTTATCCATCGATTGTAGAACAAGAGTTGCGATTGCGGAAGATg GCCACTAAGATAAGTCTTGGGGTTGATGTGTGTATGACCTATGAAAGGCGTTTCTACCTTAACCTCCCTGAGGTTCAGATGGCACTTCATGCGAATCGCACTAAATTACCTTATCCTTGGAGTATGTGCAGTGG TCAAATAAAGTACAGTGATACTGATGGCAACATCGACATCCTTCCCATTCTCAAAAAGATTATCCAAAATGGTATTCCTGTCTGGGTGTTCAG TGGGGATCAAGATTCTGTCGTGCCACTGCTTGGCTCAAGAACACTTGTGCGTGAACTAGCTCATGATTTGAACTTCAAGATTACCGTCCCTTATGGAGCTTGGTTTCACAAGCACCAG GTGGGAGGTTGGGTGACAGAGTATGGAAATTTATTGACCTTTGCCACCGTGAGGGGCGCTGCGCATATGGTACCATATGCACAACCGTCAAGAGCCTTGCATCTGTTTAGTTCATTTGTCCGGAGCCTGAGACTGCCTAATAACACACGTCCATCGGTTAACGAATGA
- the LOC18592541 gene encoding putative UDP-glucuronate:xylan alpha-glucuronosyltransferase 3, with product MRGPSLSPKEPRHRVSASAEDTSRRGFQRNKVFKDVEKALHVPIRYRNWNFKISTLKAVLVIILLGTLFTLFRSPAVYVSDSPSNFVSRPSFVDRWIRHSAAADPRYISMLDVNWDQISSVIEKLTDRDEYQGIGLLNFNNGETDQWKQLLPDAEHVVLQLDSVAVNVTWESLYPEWIDEEEEFEVPHCPSLPSLQVPGKPRIDLIAVKLPCNKSGKWSRDVARLHFQLAAARLAASAKGFHPVHVLFVTDCFPIPNLFTCKDLVAREGNAWLYTPNLHRLREKIRLPVGSCELSVPLQAKEYFHSERAHREAYATILHSAHVYVCGAITAAQSIRMSGSTRDLVILVDDSISDYHRGGLEAAGWKIYTIQRIRNPKAEPEAYNEWNYSKFRLWQLTDYDKIIFIDADLLILRNIDFLFEMPEISAIGNNATLFNSGVMVVEPSNCTFQLLMDHINEIESYNGGDQGYLNEIFTWWHRIPKHMNFLKHFWEGDEEEKKQMKTRLFGADPPILYVLHYLGNKPWLCFRDYDCNWNVDILQEFASDVAHKTWWKVHDAMPENLHKYCLLRSKQKAQLEWDRRQAEKGNYMDGHWKIKIKDKRLKTCFEEFCFWESMLWHWGEKNWTDNATATPSPPATKKASLSSL from the exons TGAAGACACAAGCAGAAGAGGGTTCCAAAGAAATAAGGTTTTTAAAGATGTAGAGAAGGCCCTCCATGTCCCCATTAGATACAGGAATTGGAATTTCAAGATATCTACCTTGAAAGCTGTGCTGGTTATAATTCTGTTGGGAACTCTATTCACTCTCTTCCGCTCCCCTGCAGTTTATGTTTCAGATAGCCCATCCAATTTTGTATCTCG GCCTAGTTTTGTAGACAGATGGATAAGACACAGTGCTGCTGCAGATCCTCGCTATATATCAATGTTGGATGTAAATTGGGACCAAATCTCGAGTGTTATTGAGAAGCTGACTGACAGGGATGAATATCAGGGAATTGGCTTGTTGAACTTCAATAATGGTGAAACTGATCAATGGAAGCAGCTGTTACCAGATGCTGAGCATGTTGTTCTACAATTGGACTCTGTCGCAGTCAATGTAACTTGGGAATCCCTGTACCCTGAATGGatagatgaagaagaagaatttgaggTTCCACATTGTCCTTCTCTACCCAGTCTTCAGGTTCCTGGCAAACCACGGATTGATCTTATTGCAGTTAAGCTTCCTTGCAACAAGTCAGGAAAGTGGTCAAGGGATGTTGCACGTCTACACTTTCAGCTAGCGGCTGCAAGGCTTGCTGCATCTGCTAAGGGGTTTCACCCAGTGCATGTGCTTTTTGTGACTGACTGCTTCCCCATCCCAAATCTTTTTACTTGCAAGGACCTTGTTGCACGCGAAGGGAATGCTTGGCTGTATACTCCCAACCTGCACAGGTTAAGAGAAAAGATTCGACTGCCAGTAGGGTCATGTGAGCTTTCAGTTCCTCTCCAGGCTAAAG AGTATTTCCATTCAGAGAGAGCACACCGTGAAGCATATGCAACAATCCTACACTCTGCTCATGTATATGTTTGTGGGGCCATTACTGCTGCGCAGAGCATCCGCATGTCAGGTTCAACAAGGGACCTTGTGATACTTGTTGATGACTCAATCAGTGATTATCATAGAGGTGGCTTGGAGGCCGCTGGGTGGAAAATTTATACAATCCAAAGAATCAGGAATCCAAAAGCTGAACCAGAAGCATATAATGAATGGAATTACAGCAAGTTCCGTCTTTGGCAGTTGACTGATTATGACAAGATCATTTTCATTGATGCTGACCTTCTTATACTTAGGAATATTGATTTCTTATTTGAGATGCCTGAGATATCTGCTATAGGAAATAATGCTACTCTCTTCAACTCAGGTGTGATGGTTGTTGAGCCATCAAATTGTACATTCCAGCTACTAATGGATCACATCAATGAGATTGAATCCTACAATGGTGGGGACCAGGGGTATCTGAATGAAATCTTCACTTGGTGGCATCGGATTCCAAAACACATGAACTTCTTGAAGCACTTCTGGGAAGGTGATGAGGAGGAGAAGAAACAGATGAAGACTCGCCTCTTTGGAGCCGATCCTCCAATTCTTTATGTGCTCCATTATCTGGGCAACAAACCATGGCTATGCTTCCGGGACTATGATTGCAACTGGAATGTGGACATTCTGCAGGAGTTTGCCAGTGATGTTGCTCACAAAACATGGTGGAAGGTACACGACGCCATGCCAGAAAATTTACACAAGTACTGTTTACTTAGGTCCAAGCAGAAGGCACAACTAGAGTGGGATAGGAGGCAAGCTGAGAAAGGGAATTACATGGATGGCCATTGGAAAATCAAGATAAAAGACAAGCGTTTAAAGACATGCTTTGAGGAATTCTGCTTCTGGGAAAGTATGCTGTGGCATTGGGGTGAAAAGAATTGGACAGATAATGCAACTGCTACCCCATCACCCCCTGCTACCAAGAAGGCATCTCTCTCTTCACTATGA
- the LOC18592538 gene encoding pentatricopeptide repeat-containing protein At3g09040, mitochondrial, which yields MRLRYLSRTLPTSESNSFLHHSFFSTILRQSTHPSPTPLLSPSPHPQIYTQLLRLCLQQCREVKTHYTFDEMSPKREQALKAGEMIHARGLKLGFWSKGLLGNAILDLYAKCGDVDSAEKAFHGLEKRDVLAWNSVILMYSNRGLVEEVVKGTVSLLNCGVLPNEFTLATLLSACARLRDVEVGRIVHCYIVKMGLEVSSFCEGALIDMYSKCYYVTDARRVFDGSVDLDTVSWTSMIAGYVQFGLPEEALKVFESMQKVGHVPDQVAFVTIINAFVGLGRLDDACALFSQMPNPNVVAWNVMISGHTKRGYEVEAIAFFQNMRASGVKSTRSTLGSVLSAIASLAALHFGLLVHAEAIKQGLNSNVYVGSSLISMYAKCEQIDAAKKVFDGLDEKNVVLWNAMLGGYAQNGYADEVIELFSQMKGSGFHPDEFTYTSILSACACLECLETGCQFHAFIIKNKFASNLFVANALVDMYAKSGALKEARQQFEIIKNQDNVSWNAIIVGYVQEENELEAFNMFQRMISCGIVPDEVSLASTLSACANVQSLEQGKQFHCLAVKSCLETSLYAGSALIDMYAKCGAIGDARKVLCCMPEWSVVSMNAMIAGYAPEDLDEAMILFREMQVNGLKPSEVTFASLLEACNEPHKLNVGRQIHCLIVKRGLLYDEEFLGVSLLGMYMNSLRNTDARNLFAEFQDRKSAVLWTALVSGHTQNDCNEEALHFFLEMRTYNVLPDQATFVSVLRACAVLSSLREGRQIHTLIYHTGYGLDELTTSALVDMYAKCGEVDCSAQVFVEMNSKNDVICWNSMIVGFAKNGCAEGALRIFVEMKQTHVMPDDVTFLGVLTACSHAGKVSEGRQIFDMMVNYGIQPRVDHCACIVDLLGRWGFLKEAEDFIDSLKFEPDAMIWAALLGACRIHGDEIRGRRAAEKLIELEPQNSSPYVLLSNIYAASGNWDEVNALRRAMREKGVQKFPGCSWIVVGQKTNLFIAGDKSHPKADEIETTLKDLVALMREDRYAPEVDSFLHEEE from the coding sequence ATGCGACTTAGATACCTCTCCAGAACTCTACCCACCTCCGAGTCAAACTCGTTTCTTCACCACTCTTTCTTCTCAACGATTCTTCGCCAGTCAACTCACCCGAGCCCAACCCCACTACTCAGTCCATCCCCACATCCTCAAATATACACCCAGCTATTACGTTTATGCTTACAACAATGCAGAGAAGTCAAAACTCATTACACGTTCGACGAAATGTCTCCGAAAAGAGAGCAGGCTTTAAAAGCCGGCGAAATGATACATGCGAGGGGTTTGAAACTTGGATTCTGGTCAAAAGGGTTGTTGGGAAATGCAATTCTTGATCTTTATGCCAAATGTGGGGATGTGGACTCTGCTGAGAAGGCGTTTCACGGCCTTGAAAAGAGAGATGTATTGGCTTGGAACTCAGTCATTTTGATGTATTCAAATCGAGGTTTGGTAGAAGAAGTTGTTAAGGGAACCGTGTCATTGCTGAATTGTGGGGTATTGCCTAATGAGTTTACACTTGCCACTCTTTTATCTGCCTGTGCTAGGTTGAGAGATGTTGAAGTTGGTAGAATAGTCCATTGTTATATTGTTAAAATGGGGCTTGAAGTGAGTTCTTTTTGTGAGGGTGCTCTTATTGATATGTATTCTAAGTGTTATTATGTGACTGATGCTCGGCGGGTGTTTGATGGATCGGTGGATCTTGATACAGTTTCTTGGACATCGATGATTGCAGGTTATGTTCAGTTTGGTTTGCCGGAGGAGGCGCTGAAAGTGTTTGAAAGCATGCAGAAAGTTGGTCATGTTCCTGATCAGGTGGCCTTTGTTACTATCATAAATGCGTTTGTTGGCTTAGGTAGACTTGATGATGCATGTGCCTTGTTTTCCCAGATGCCTAATCCGAATGTTGTAGCATGGAATGTGATGATTTCTGGCCATACCAAGAGAGGTTATGAGGTGGAGGCTATtgcattttttcaaaatatgagGGCATCTGGGGTTAAGTCCACACGATCCACATTAGGAAGTGTGTTGAGTGCAATTGCTAGTCTAGCAGCTCTACACTTTGGCTTATTAGTTCATGCTGAGGCAATTAAACAAGGGTTAAATTCTAATGTTTATGTGGGAAGCTCTTTAATTAGTATGTATGCTAAGTGTGAGCAAATTGATGCTGCGAAGAAAGTATTCGATGGGTTAGATGAGAAAAATGTTGTCTTGTGGAATGCGATGCTTGGAGGCTATGCACAAAATGGGTATGCTGACGAAGTCATTGAATTGTTCTCACAGATGAAGGGGTCTGGTTTTCACCCTGATGAATTTACCTATACTAGTATCTTGAGTGCATGTGCTTGCTTAGAATGTCTAGAAACAGGTTGCCAATTTCATGCATTTATTATCAAGAACAAATTTGCATCAAATTTGTTTGTGGCAAATGCATTGGTTGATATGTATGCAAAATCTGGGGCTTTAAAGGAAGCAAGGCAGCAATTTGAGATCATAAAAAATCAAGATAATGTTTCATGGAATGCAATTATTGTTGGATATGTTCAGGAGGAGAATGAGCTTGAGGCTTTTAACATGTTTCAAAGAATGATTTCGTGTGGAATTGTGCCTGATGAAGTGTCCTTGGCCAGTACACTCAGTGCCTGTGCAAATGTTCAAAGTCTTGAGCAAGGGAAGCAATTCCATTGTCTTGCAGTCAAATCTTGTTTAGAAACGAGCCTCTATGCAGGAAGTGCCCTTATTGACATGTATGCCAAGTGTGGGGCAATTGGGGATGCACGCAAAGTCCTCTGTTGTATGCCTGAATGGAGTGTGGTCTCCATGAATGCTATGATTGCTGGATATGCACCAGAAGATCTAGATGAAGCAATGATCCTATTTCGAGAGATGCAGGTCAATGGATTGAAACCATCTGAAGTAACATTTGCTAGCCTTTTAGAGGCTTGTAATGAACCTCATAAGTTGAATGTTGGAAGGCAAATCCATTGTCTTATAGTGAAAAGGGGCCTTTTGTATGACGAAGAATTCTTGGGGGTGTCTCTCCTTGGCATGTACATGAACTCCCTTAGAAATACAGATGCAAGAAATCTGTTTGCAGAGTTTCAAGACCGAAAAAGTGCAGTCTTATGGACTGCATTAGTTTCAGGTCATACTCAGAATGATTGCAATGAGGAGGCCTTACACTTCTTTCTAGAAATGCGTACCTACAATGTTTTACCTGACCAAGCTACATTTGTTAGTGTCCTTAGAGCATGTGctgttttatcttctttgcGTGAAGGCAGACAGATCCACACTCTCATTTATCACACTGGTTATGGCTTAGATGAGTTAACAACTAGTGCCCTTGTAGACATGTATGCTAAATGCGGGGAAGTTGATTGTTCTGCACAAGTTTTTGTGGAAATGAACAGCAAGAATGATGTCATTTGCTGGAACTCAATGATAGTTGGTTTTGCTAAAAATGGTTGTGCAGAAGGTGCATTGAGAATATTTGTTGAGATGAAGCAAACACATGTAATGCCTGATGATGTAACATTCCTTGGTGTTCTTACTGCCTGTAGTCATGCAGGAAAGGTATCTGAGGGTCGTCAGATTTTTGACATGATGGTTAATTATGGGATTCAGCCAAGAGTAGATCATTGTGCCTGCATTGTTGATCTTCTTGGACGATGGGGGTTTCTTAAAGAAGCAGAGGATTTCATTGACAGTCTAAAATTTGAACCTGATGCCATGATTTGGGCTGCACTACTTGGTGCTTGTAGAATACATGGAGATGAAATTAGGGGACGCCGGGCTGCAGAGAAATTGATTGAATTAGAACCtcaaaattcatcaccttaTGTGCTGCTTTCTAACATATATGCTGCATCAGGAAACTGGGATGAGGTTAATGCTTTGAGGAGGGCAATGAGGGAAAAAGGAGTCCAGAAGTTCCCCGGATGTAGCTGGATTGTTGTGGGACAGAAGACAAATTTGTTCATTGCAGGAGATAAGTCTCATCCTAAAGCAGATGAAATTGAAACAACTTTGAAGGATTTAGTAGCATTGATGAGAGAAGACAGGTATGCTCCTGAAGTTGATTCATTTTTGCATGAGGAAGAGTGA
- the LOC18592540 gene encoding uncharacterized protein LOC18592540: protein MDLLVSAWNFKHLAVPISALLPSPTAITCSCSFYKPPGSANKFSFPFWTYPFARIPNKSPSSIAIHARKKNSKSEPLLKPTIVEEVSMDDEDKEEEQILFDDSEDDESMIDNDDDYFEEEYLDNETELYVGDGAGGGGISLAGTWWDKEALALAQDVCLSFNGDLGIYAFKTLSNSSIQVRIERLTNKSGSPSMEDVEAFSVSYRARLDEAELARSVPQNITLEVSSPGVERVVRMPQDLDRFKDRPMYVKYVTVAESGSLSEGDGVFRLVTFDMETKCCTWGLADVRINREKAGKGRPLSKKQREWCLETTFDSLRLVRLYSEI from the exons ATGGATTTATTAGTTTCAGCTTGGAATTTTAAACACTTGGCAGTCCCAATATCAGCTCTACTACCCTCACCCACCGCCATAACTTGTAGTTGTAGCTTTTACAAGCCACCAGGCTCAGCTAACAAGTTTTCGTTCCCGTTTTGGACATACCCTTTTGCTAGAATCCCTAACAAGTCCCCTTCTTCAATTGCAATCCACGCCAGGAAGAAGAACTCCAAGTCCGAGCCACTTTTGAAACCAACCATTGTTGAAGAAGTTTCTATGGACGACGAAGATAAGGAAGAAGAGCAGATTCTTTTTGATGACTCCGAAGATG ATGAATCGATGATagacaatgatgatgattattTTGAAGAAGAGTACCTAGACAATGAAACTGAACTTTAT GTTGGGGATGGAGCAGGGGGAGGGGGCATTTCTCTTGCTGGAACATGGTGGGATAAAGAAGCATTAGCATTAGCTCAGGATGTATGTCTATCCTTCAATGGTGATTTGGGGATATATGCCTTCAAAACACTGTCAAATTCCTCCATTCAAGTCCGCATTGAAAGACTTACCAATAA GTCTGGTTCCCCCAGTATGGAAGATGTTGAAGCTTTTTCTGTAAGCTATAGAGCAAGATTGGATGAAGCTGAGCTTGCTAGATCTGTACCTCAGAATATAACATTGGAG GTGTCATCTCCTGGTGTGGAAAGAGTAGTTCGGATGCCACAAGATCTAGATCGGTTCAAGGATCGCCCTATGTATGTGAAATATGTGACTGTGGCTGAAAGTGGTTCACTATCAGAAGGTGATGGTGTTTTCAGACTTGTCACGTTTGACATGGAAACAAAATGTTGCACCTGGGGTTTGGCAGATGTGAGAATAAATAGAGAAAAAGCAGGGAAAGGAAGACCACTTAGCAAAAAGCAGAGGGAGTGGTGTTTGGAAACTACTTTTGATTCTTTACGTCTAGTCCGATTGTATTCtgaaatatga